Below is a window of Thermodesulfomicrobium sp. WS DNA.
GTCAGGGGGCGCCGACCTTGATCTTTGCCTGCTCCGGCGCGGCCGACGTGGGGGCCCTCGCTGATGCCGCGGCCCGTGCCCTCACCCGGCAGGGCAAGGGCCGTATGTATTGTCTGGCGGGCATCGGCGGTCGGGTGAGCGGTATTGTGGCCACTACCCAGGCCGCGGACAAAATCCTCGTGATCGACGGCTGCCCTTTGGAGTGCGCCCGGAAGACCCTCGAGGAAGCCGGATTTTCCTCCATGGTGCATGTCCAGCTGCAGGACCTTGGCTTTCGCAAAGGCGAGAGCCCGGTCACCGAGGAAAACGTGGCGACGGTGATGGACGTGGCCGTTGCCCGCATGGGGTGTTGAGATCGGTATGTTCGTGTGGGACATGGATCCTGTGGCATTGGAAGTGGGGCCTCTGGCCATCCGCTGGTACGGGATCCTGTTCGCCCTGGCCTTTGTGGCAGGGTATCACATGATGGTCGTTATGAGCCGCGCCGAGGGGCGGGATCCCGCCCCTTTGGAGCGGCTATTGACGTTCGCCGTCGTGGGGACGGTGGTGGGCGCCCGCTTGGGGCATTGCCTGTTCTACGAGCCGGAGTGGTATTTGGCGCACCCGTGGGAGATCCTCAAAATTTGGGAAGGCGGCCTGGCGAGCCATGGCGGCGCCGTGGGCCTGGTGGCGGGGGTGTGGGCTGCCCGTCTGCGGGATCCGGGCGTGGATGTGGGCTGGGTCCTGCGGCGGCTGCCTCTGCCCGCAGCGGTGGGCGGCGCGTGCATCCGGTTGGGAAATTTCTGGAATTCCGAAATCTTGGGTAAGCCTGCCACGGTGCCGTGGGCGGTGGTGTTTGCCCGGGTGGATGGGGTTGCCCGTCATCCGGTACAGCTTTACGAGGCTGCCACCTATCTGGGGATCGGCA
It encodes the following:
- a CDS encoding putative zinc-binding protein, whose amino-acid sequence is MSNCQCSCQGAPTLIFACSGAADVGALADAAARALTRQGKGRMYCLAGIGGRVSGIVATTQAADKILVIDGCPLECARKTLEEAGFSSMVHVQLQDLGFRKGESPVTEENVATVMDVAVARMGC
- the lgt gene encoding prolipoprotein diacylglyceryl transferase; this translates as MFVWDMDPVALEVGPLAIRWYGILFALAFVAGYHMMVVMSRAEGRDPAPLERLLTFAVVGTVVGARLGHCLFYEPEWYLAHPWEILKIWEGGLASHGGAVGLVAGVWAARLRDPGVDVGWVLRRLPLPAAVGGACIRLGNFWNSEILGKPATVPWAVVFARVDGVARHPVQLYEAATYLGIGMLLAVLYRRPWWRERLLGLFLLLVFGLRMVWETVKMPQAALDATGMWTTGQLLSIPFVLVGLGLVLWPQGGLKRRQG